The nucleotide sequence GTGGTCTGGACGGTACGCGACGACCGGCGTGCCGGCTTCGGCTACGGCACCCTTCCCGGCCACCCCGTACGGGGCGAGGAGGCGTTCCTGGTCGAGCGCGCCGACGACGGCCGGGTCTGGTTCACCCTCACCGCGTTCAGCCGGCCCGCCAGTCTGCTGACCCGGACCGCCGGCCCGCTGCTACCGCTCTTCCAGCGCGGCTACGCCTGGCGGTGCGCCTCGACCCTGCGCCGGCTGGTGGTCCGTTGACCGGCCGTCGGTCGACTGCCTGATGCGCCGCCGGTCGGCCGATCCCCGGCTGGGTCAGAACCGGGCGAAGGAGCGGATCGGCATCCGGGGGCCGAACCGGGGCGCGTGGTGGCCGCCGGCCTCCAGCAGCACGCAGACCCGGGCACGGTGCCCCCGGAACGGCTCCAGCAGGTCCAGCATCCGGGCGTCGTCGCCGCGAGCCTCCCCGGCCAGCGCCCAGGCCACCGTGTTCGGGATGTGGTAGTCGCCGACGCTCACCGCGTCCGGGTCCCCGAAGGCGATCCGGACCACCTCGGCGGCGGTCCACGGGCCGATCCCGGCGATGGCGGTGAGCCGG is from Micromonospora sp. WMMD1102 and encodes:
- a CDS encoding DUF1990 domain-containing protein, which gives rise to MSGPTYPEVGATRTGRLPSGYRHLRYRAALPPGGFEVAGEAVLCWRMHRAMGVRIDASAPRAAPGVTVTAGLGLGRFRLAAPCEVVWTVRDDRRAGFGYGTLPGHPVRGEEAFLVERADDGRVWFTLTAFSRPASLLTRTAGPLLPLFQRGYAWRCASTLRRLVVR